From a single Streptomyces liliifuscus genomic region:
- a CDS encoding SpoIIE family protein phosphatase — protein sequence MADVVSEGAAERRTRTLRTELALKTLHADLGTPERLRSVLEQALVFGGATLATVYAPGDSGDQLCLIEAAGVPRSLYGLRDSYPLSGGSPAADAYRLGRPLWLSPEELAVRPGARPMPAGDFWLAALPLPPDPRGGGCLIAVNENPGGFDTEDRTCLELLAEAVSFPPSTGTADSDDLPSSSFSLAMDTGRVEVDDEMLELFGLAPEEFDGKVETLLGMAVPEDLPSLMSVVESDHLSIGERELEFRILQPSGDQRWLRLRARLLPAADGRPSRLVGTVADASKLRSGGNEVARVQRLAAALATAGTVHDVSQAVVTALRRPLKADRIALAELEGDRLVVTVLDPPEPEAWPEVWRSEWRSEWPDAPVRTMPTLAAALRDGRAAIWPAGTPLEATLAEVGPGGLAILPLPAGGRMAGACLIGWDTPHDFGPDERALLTASAGLAGQALMRAHAFDAEHELVGMLQRTLLPRRLPPLPGAEAVARYLPTTAGLEVGGDWYDVIPLPDSHVALVIGDVQGHNAQAATLMGQMRTALRAYAVEGHPPDVVVSHANRLLMDMETDLFATCCYVDVDMAEGTAWCVRAGHLPPVLRHPDGTTEIVVTEGGPPLGVITQADFPMSPLPLRPGTIVALTTDGLVESSELDMEDGLNRLCDELAAADPAHLGLVADALLTGANRSDDVALLLMRYDGLDLRPLRESWTVWRVPEAVRHARRFTRRTLRVWGVMEESDAILLVVSELVTNALVHTDGQVRLDLTLINDRLRIAVADASPRSPIKPTSIGWEATGGRGILLVEALSAIWGTVPVSGGKQVWAEIVVTEPPPTEPPVTEEPALG from the coding sequence ATTGCGGACGTGGTCAGTGAGGGCGCTGCGGAACGCAGAACGAGAACGCTGCGTACCGAACTTGCCCTCAAGACGCTTCACGCGGACCTCGGGACCCCTGAACGGCTACGGAGCGTGCTCGAACAGGCACTGGTGTTCGGGGGCGCGACGCTCGCCACCGTGTACGCGCCGGGCGACAGCGGTGACCAACTGTGTCTGATCGAGGCGGCGGGCGTACCCCGGTCCCTGTACGGGCTGCGCGACAGCTACCCGCTCTCCGGCGGCTCGCCCGCGGCGGACGCCTACCGGCTCGGCCGGCCCCTGTGGCTCAGCCCCGAGGAACTCGCCGTGCGCCCCGGTGCCCGCCCGATGCCCGCGGGGGACTTCTGGCTGGCCGCCCTGCCGCTGCCCCCGGACCCGCGTGGGGGCGGCTGTCTGATCGCCGTGAACGAGAACCCGGGCGGCTTCGACACCGAGGACCGCACCTGCCTCGAACTGCTCGCCGAAGCCGTCTCCTTCCCGCCCTCCACCGGAACCGCGGACTCCGACGACCTGCCCAGCAGCTCGTTCAGCCTGGCCATGGACACCGGGCGCGTCGAGGTCGACGACGAGATGCTGGAGCTGTTCGGGCTCGCGCCCGAGGAGTTCGACGGCAAGGTCGAGACCCTGCTGGGCATGGCTGTGCCGGAGGATCTGCCCTCGCTGATGTCCGTGGTGGAGTCCGACCACCTGTCCATCGGCGAGCGCGAGCTGGAGTTCCGCATCCTCCAGCCGTCGGGCGACCAGCGGTGGCTCAGGCTGCGCGCGCGACTGCTGCCGGCCGCCGACGGACGCCCCTCCCGGCTGGTGGGCACCGTCGCCGACGCCTCCAAGCTGCGCTCCGGCGGCAACGAGGTCGCCCGCGTCCAGCGCCTCGCCGCGGCCCTCGCCACCGCGGGCACCGTCCACGACGTCAGCCAGGCCGTCGTCACCGCCCTGCGCCGGCCCCTGAAGGCCGACCGGATCGCCCTGGCCGAGCTGGAGGGCGACCGACTCGTCGTCACCGTCCTGGACCCGCCCGAACCGGAGGCCTGGCCCGAGGTCTGGCGCTCCGAGTGGCGCTCGGAGTGGCCCGACGCGCCCGTCCGCACCATGCCGACCCTGGCGGCCGCCCTGCGCGACGGACGCGCGGCCATCTGGCCGGCCGGAACCCCGCTGGAGGCCACGCTCGCCGAGGTCGGCCCCGGCGGCCTCGCCATCCTCCCGCTGCCCGCCGGCGGCAGAATGGCCGGCGCCTGCCTCATCGGCTGGGACACCCCGCACGACTTCGGCCCCGACGAGCGTGCCCTGCTCACCGCCTCCGCCGGCCTCGCGGGCCAGGCCCTGATGCGCGCCCACGCCTTCGACGCCGAACACGAACTCGTCGGCATGCTCCAGCGCACCCTCCTCCCGCGCAGACTGCCGCCCCTGCCGGGCGCGGAGGCCGTGGCCCGCTATCTGCCCACCACGGCGGGCCTGGAGGTCGGCGGCGACTGGTACGACGTGATCCCGCTGCCCGACAGCCATGTCGCACTCGTCATCGGCGACGTCCAGGGGCACAACGCCCAGGCCGCCACCCTCATGGGCCAGATGCGCACCGCTCTACGCGCGTACGCCGTCGAGGGCCACCCGCCGGACGTGGTCGTCTCGCACGCCAACCGGCTGCTCATGGACATGGAGACCGATCTCTTCGCCACCTGCTGCTACGTCGACGTCGACATGGCGGAGGGCACGGCCTGGTGCGTACGCGCCGGACATCTGCCGCCTGTCCTGCGCCACCCGGACGGCACCACCGAGATCGTCGTCACCGAGGGCGGACCACCGCTCGGCGTCATCACCCAGGCCGACTTCCCGATGAGCCCGCTGCCACTGAGGCCAGGCACCATCGTGGCCCTCACCACCGACGGCCTGGTCGAGTCCTCCGAGCTCGACATGGAGGACGGCCTGAACCGGCTGTGCGACGAACTGGCCGCCGCCGACCCCGCCCACCTCGGACTCGTCGCCGACGCCCTGCTCACGGGCGCCAACCGCAGCGACGACGTGGCCCTGCTCCTCATGCGCTACGACGGACTCGACCTGCGGCCGCTGCGCGAGAGCTGGACCGTGTGGCGCGTACCCGAGGCCGTCCGCCACGCCCGCCGCTTCACCCGGCGCACCCTGCGCGTCTGGGGCGTCATGGAGGAGTCCGACGCCATCCTCCTGGTCGTCTCCGAACTCGTCACCAACGCCCTCGTGCACACCGACGGTCAGGTCCGCCTCGATCTCACCCTCATCAACGACCGCCTGCGCATCGCCGTCGCCGACGCCTCACCGCGTTCGCCCATCAAGCCCACCAGCATTGGCTGGGAGGCCACCGGCGGCCGCGGCATCCTCCTCGTCGAGGCCCTCTCCGCGATCTGGGGAACGGTCCCGGTCAGCGGCGGCAAACAGGTGTGGGCCGAGATCGTCGTGACCGAACCGCCCCCCACCGAGCCGCCCGTGACCGAAGAGCCCGCCCTAGGCTGA
- a CDS encoding WD40 repeat domain-containing protein yields the protein MSDLSERPGRLLLPALASPGSRALLIGTGSHPDGSGLPSVPAVAGTLTDLGQLLVERCALDEENLVVVRDPADSMELGLTLADQAEQAEDVLFVYYVGHGLVSPGGDLHLATRYTDRRANRLSHTALAYAGVRDCLLSSPARSIVVVLDCCYSGRAIGTLGSAAGQGTEGEGADGEAAQLARVHGAYVLTSTGGEERALAPPGQPHTAFSGELIALLREGEPDAPAYLTLRDLYRGLDRRLRARGFPRPSQQVSDWAEDLVLAPNPAYVPPQRRNGRGPADDDSRQPPALSGVCPYPGLASFGAGNSQWYRGREALTSALAERLGEQLAKSGPLFVLGPSGSGKSSLLRAGLLPALASGAVPVPGSRTWPHILLTPSATPMRSLATALSAVTGSTPEELTDRLTADPSALATVVHDTMEARGGGAVTGARMLLLVDQFEELFTQCESESEREVFVRALCTAAASPAPGQEPSALVVLSVRSDFYDRCARVAELREALEGGQVVVGPMSVPELRAAIQQPADAVGLSLEPGLVELLLTDFGAIESTGADGTPADTADEQDTGSTALPLLAHALLTTWERRDADGMTVDGYRSTGGIQGAVAATAERTFDRLDAEEQACVRDLMLRMVRVGTGTAADTGQRVPVERLIAEHPEPATARAVLEALTSSRLVVVAETGARIIHEALLRAWPRLRQWVNANRAGLLTRQHLLEDAEEWDRQGRDTSLLYRGTRLAVARDWAVTEGRDLLSGPLASAFLAAGDELEERERQAARKRANRLRRLAVTLALLLVASVTSGAIAVQQRQAAEHGRHTATSRELATKSTLLATAEPDASMLLAAEAFRQGRTTEARGALLSAQSQRLAGVLPGHRGSVRSLAFSPDGTLLATAAADRTVRLWDVSTRRRVAVLTGHRKSVASVAFSPDGQYVAAGGADGTVRLWNTSTHRGGAVLSGDQGAVTAVAFSPDGKLLAVGGKDATIALWAPDTNKRLARLTGHEKGVENGGVLALAFGPDGRTLASGGDDKTVRLWDTREREAVAVLEGHNNSVTTVAFAPSGASVASGGTDGGVKLWDVARRRLRSDVDSNPAQVRSVVFSPDSRLIAVGNDTGDTEIWTVEDGQYVTEFTGHADAVLTVAFSKDGKRIATGGVDRTVRLWATDTSVLTLRPDVAQYRVAVSHDGRWIAAYNGHDDSVDLWDLKTQRHIAELPDAGELTWGLAFSPDDGLLAAAGPAGKVRVWDTGSRRSVAVLDTSSPKRKAQAVHFSPDGRSLAAADGMGNVTVWDIDRFRTRMKLKGHEGAAFGVEFSPDGRTIASVGEDSALRLWDARSGRSLAVLDNHAGMTFDLAYAPDGRTLITGNNDGTVHLWDVRTRTRRATLDISAGTVYGIAVDAKGTSLAVANSDGTVQLWDLPSERRTATLTGHTLGAITAAFSPSGSTLVSSGNDTIRLWDLDAGRATRHICDVVGPSVDRDRWQKLMPDVPFHTPCS from the coding sequence GCCGACTCCATGGAACTGGGACTCACCCTCGCGGACCAGGCCGAACAGGCCGAGGACGTCCTCTTCGTCTACTACGTGGGCCATGGACTCGTCAGCCCCGGCGGAGACCTCCATCTGGCCACGCGGTACACCGACCGGCGCGCCAACCGCCTGTCCCACACGGCCCTGGCCTACGCCGGTGTGCGGGACTGCCTGCTCTCCAGCCCCGCCAGGTCGATCGTGGTGGTGCTCGACTGCTGCTACTCGGGCCGGGCGATCGGCACACTGGGTTCCGCGGCCGGCCAGGGCACGGAAGGCGAGGGTGCCGACGGCGAGGCCGCCCAGCTGGCGAGGGTGCACGGCGCCTACGTACTGACATCGACGGGCGGGGAGGAGCGCGCGCTCGCGCCGCCCGGACAGCCCCACACGGCCTTCAGCGGCGAACTCATCGCCCTGCTCCGCGAAGGCGAGCCGGACGCACCCGCCTACCTGACCCTGCGCGACCTCTACCGGGGACTGGACCGCCGGCTGCGCGCCCGGGGATTCCCGCGCCCCAGCCAACAGGTGAGCGACTGGGCCGAAGACCTCGTTCTCGCGCCCAACCCCGCCTACGTTCCCCCGCAGCGGCGCAACGGCCGCGGGCCCGCGGACGACGACTCGCGGCAGCCGCCCGCGCTGTCCGGTGTCTGCCCCTACCCGGGACTGGCCTCCTTCGGCGCGGGAAACAGCCAGTGGTACCGCGGCCGCGAGGCGCTGACCTCGGCACTGGCCGAGCGCCTGGGCGAACAGCTGGCGAAGAGCGGGCCGTTGTTCGTGCTCGGCCCCTCCGGGTCGGGCAAGTCGTCGCTGTTGCGCGCCGGTCTGCTGCCGGCCCTGGCGTCGGGCGCGGTGCCCGTTCCGGGCTCCCGCACCTGGCCGCACATACTGCTGACCCCCTCCGCCACCCCCATGCGGTCCCTCGCCACGGCTCTGTCCGCGGTGACCGGAAGCACTCCCGAGGAACTGACCGACCGGCTGACGGCGGATCCGTCGGCCCTCGCGACCGTCGTGCACGACACCATGGAGGCCAGGGGCGGCGGAGCCGTCACCGGAGCCCGGATGCTGCTCCTCGTGGACCAGTTCGAGGAGCTGTTCACGCAGTGCGAGTCGGAGAGCGAACGCGAGGTCTTCGTCCGGGCGCTGTGCACCGCCGCGGCCTCCCCAGCGCCCGGACAGGAGCCCTCGGCCCTGGTGGTCCTGTCCGTACGGTCCGACTTCTACGACCGGTGCGCCCGCGTCGCGGAGCTGCGCGAGGCACTGGAGGGAGGGCAGGTCGTCGTCGGGCCGATGAGCGTGCCCGAGCTGCGGGCGGCGATCCAGCAGCCCGCCGACGCGGTCGGCCTGTCGCTGGAACCCGGTCTGGTGGAACTCCTGCTCACCGACTTCGGCGCCATCGAGTCGACCGGAGCGGACGGGACACCGGCGGACACCGCCGACGAGCAGGACACCGGTTCCACCGCCCTGCCCCTGCTGGCCCACGCCCTGCTGACCACATGGGAACGGCGTGACGCCGACGGGATGACCGTCGACGGCTACCGCTCCACCGGAGGCATTCAGGGAGCCGTCGCCGCCACCGCGGAGCGGACCTTCGACCGACTGGACGCCGAGGAGCAGGCCTGCGTCCGCGACCTCATGCTGCGCATGGTGCGCGTCGGCACCGGCACCGCGGCGGACACCGGGCAACGCGTCCCGGTCGAGCGGCTGATCGCGGAGCATCCCGAACCCGCCACGGCCAGGGCGGTACTTGAGGCCCTCACCAGCTCCCGGCTGGTCGTGGTCGCCGAGACGGGCGCGCGGATCATCCACGAGGCGCTGCTGCGGGCCTGGCCGCGCCTGCGGCAGTGGGTCAACGCGAACCGTGCCGGGCTGCTGACCCGGCAGCACCTGCTGGAGGACGCGGAGGAATGGGACCGGCAGGGGCGGGACACCTCCCTGCTGTATCGCGGCACCCGCCTGGCCGTCGCCCGCGACTGGGCCGTCACCGAGGGCCGGGACCTGCTCAGCGGGCCGCTGGCGTCGGCCTTCCTCGCGGCGGGCGACGAACTCGAGGAGCGGGAGCGGCAGGCGGCCAGGAAGCGCGCCAACCGGCTGCGCAGGCTCGCCGTGACGCTGGCCCTGCTGCTCGTCGCCTCGGTGACGTCCGGAGCCATCGCCGTACAGCAGCGGCAGGCCGCCGAACACGGCAGGCACACCGCCACCTCGCGCGAACTGGCCACGAAGTCGACCCTGCTGGCCACCGCGGAACCCGACGCCTCCATGCTGCTGGCCGCCGAGGCGTTCCGTCAGGGGCGTACGACCGAGGCACGCGGCGCACTGCTCAGCGCCCAGAGCCAACGACTGGCCGGGGTGCTTCCAGGACACCGGGGAAGCGTGAGGTCCCTGGCGTTCTCGCCGGACGGCACGCTCCTCGCGACGGCCGCCGCGGACCGGACCGTACGGCTGTGGGACGTCTCCACACGTCGCCGGGTCGCCGTCCTGACGGGGCACCGCAAGTCCGTCGCGTCCGTGGCCTTCTCGCCGGACGGGCAGTACGTGGCGGCGGGCGGCGCGGACGGGACGGTGCGCCTGTGGAACACCTCCACACATCGTGGTGGTGCCGTCCTGAGCGGGGATCAGGGAGCGGTCACGGCGGTGGCGTTCTCTCCGGACGGCAAGCTGCTGGCCGTCGGGGGCAAGGACGCCACGATCGCCCTCTGGGCGCCGGACACGAACAAACGGCTCGCACGGCTGACGGGCCACGAAAAGGGCGTGGAGAACGGCGGTGTCCTGGCCCTCGCCTTCGGCCCGGACGGCCGGACCCTGGCCAGCGGCGGCGACGACAAAACCGTACGCCTGTGGGACACGCGGGAGCGGGAGGCCGTCGCGGTGCTCGAAGGACACAACAACAGCGTGACCACCGTGGCCTTCGCCCCCTCCGGAGCGTCGGTCGCCTCCGGAGGGACGGACGGTGGGGTGAAACTCTGGGACGTCGCCCGGCGGCGGCTGCGCAGCGACGTGGACTCCAACCCCGCCCAGGTGCGCTCGGTCGTCTTCAGCCCCGACAGCCGGCTCATCGCCGTGGGGAACGACACCGGGGACACCGAGATCTGGACCGTCGAGGACGGGCAGTACGTCACCGAGTTCACCGGCCACGCCGACGCCGTGCTCACCGTCGCGTTCAGCAAGGACGGCAAGCGGATCGCCACCGGTGGCGTGGACCGCACGGTACGCCTCTGGGCCACCGACACCTCCGTCCTGACGCTCCGCCCCGATGTGGCGCAGTACCGCGTCGCGGTCAGCCACGACGGCCGGTGGATCGCCGCCTACAACGGCCACGACGACTCCGTCGACCTCTGGGACCTGAAGACCCAACGGCACATCGCCGAGCTGCCCGACGCCGGGGAACTGACCTGGGGCCTCGCCTTCAGCCCCGACGACGGACTGCTGGCCGCCGCCGGACCCGCCGGGAAGGTGCGGGTGTGGGACACCGGATCACGTCGTTCCGTCGCGGTTCTCGACACGAGCAGCCCGAAACGCAAGGCGCAGGCCGTCCACTTCAGCCCCGACGGACGCAGCCTGGCCGCCGCCGACGGCATGGGCAACGTGACGGTGTGGGACATCGACAGGTTCCGCACCCGGATGAAACTGAAGGGCCACGAGGGCGCGGCGTTCGGTGTGGAGTTCAGCCCCGACGGGAGGACGATCGCCTCCGTGGGCGAGGACAGCGCCCTGCGCCTCTGGGACGCACGGTCCGGACGCTCCCTGGCGGTCCTCGACAACCACGCCGGCATGACGTTCGACCTCGCGTATGCCCCGGACGGCCGCACCCTGATCACGGGCAACAACGACGGGACGGTCCACCTGTGGGACGTCCGTACGCGCACCAGGCGCGCGACGCTCGACATCTCGGCCGGAACGGTCTACGGGATCGCCGTGGACGCCAAGGGCACCTCCCTGGCCGTCGCGAACTCCGACGGGACGGTCCAGCTCTGGGACCTCCCCTCCGAACGGCGCACCGCCACACTCACCGGCCACACACTGGGCGCGATCACGGCCGCCTTCTCCCCGAGCGGAAGCACCCTCGTGTCGAGCGGCAACGACACGATCCGCCTCTGGGACCTGGACGCCGGCCGGGCGACACGCCACATCTGCGACGTGGTGGGGCCCTCCGTCGACCGGGACCGCTGGCAGAAGCTGATGCCGGACGTGCCCTTCCACACGCCGTGCTCCTGA